In Galactobacillus timonensis, the genomic window GGGCTTCGGCGCCGGCATGGGCCTGGTCAACATTAAAGATCAGGCAGATACCTTCGACCTGCAGTCTTCACCTGCAGGGACGATTCTTACTATTGGTTTTCAGGTGAATGGATGACATTGAAAACAACAGTTACCTATACATTATCGCGATGTGTCAAGTGCCTGCGTTGTATACAAAGCTGTCCAACGTCTGCTTTGAGCATGCAGAACAACCGGATCCGGATCGATCAGAATCTGTGTCTCAACTGCGGCCAGTGCATCCGTACCTGCCAGTCCAAGGGCCTCAGCGCCCAGGGCAGTACGCTTGCCGATATCACGAATTATGATCTGACTGTCTGTCTTGTTCCATCCGCATTTACGACCCGGTGCTCCTCTGGCTTTGAGGCGCGGCAGATGTTCTATGCTCTCAAAAAGATCGGGTTTGATGAAGTCGTTGATTTATCGCCCTATGAGGGAAGAATCCATGACGAATTTGTTACGGCAGCATCCACGGAACTCGGGACATCGATTACATCCTTCTGCCCCGTGATCAACCGGCTGATCCAGCTGCAGTATCCCATACTTGCAGAAGCACAGGCGGCGCTACGCTATCCTTCGGAAGCCGCTGCCCGTGACCTTCGTCAGCGCATGAAAGGGCAGGGAACCGTTGGAATCTTCCTGCTCTGTGAATGTGAAGCAAAGCTTGCCCTGGCAAAATATCCCTACGGAAACAGTGAATACGAAGTGGACCACGCCATGTCCTCCGTCGATCTGATGCCGGTGCTGCGGAAACATCTGAGTGAAGGTGTCGATGAACTGACCCTCTGCCCCCAAGGGCTGCTGACGGCAAATCCTTCCCAGTTGGAAGATGATACGGACTTTCTGGTCGTGGACGGGCTTGAGCGCTGCGGCAGCGTGCTGTCCATGCTGGAATTCAATCAGCTTCCCATGTACCGGGGCATGGAACTGTATGCCTGTGCCAATGGCTGTATCGGCGGCCATCTACTCTGGGGCAACAGCTATGCGGCGAGGAAGAATACGTCCGTTTTGATCAATGATCTGAGGCATAAGGAAACCGCAGTTCTTTCTTCCTCTGCTCTGCATGTGTCAGAGAAGGCGTTTTTCACTTCCGATACGCGCACCTTTCAAGAGAAGCTTGCCGCCTTTCAGAAGATCCAGCAGATCCTGGAACAGCTGCCCGGCTTTGACTGCAGCGCCTGCGGTTTTCAGACCTGCCGCAAGATGGCGGAAATGATCGTTGAAGGCAAACGTACGCTGAATGACTGCCGTGTTCTTGCGGCAGAGAACAATCCAAAGGAGGATTCCGCATGAACGTTGGACAGCTGATTGAAAAAACGGGGTGGACATTGGTTTGCGGCGACGTGGACAAAGAAATCCGCGGCGGCTGGTGTGGAGACCTGCTGAGCCGCGTGATGGGTAGCGGACCCCTCGGAAGTGCCTGGATCACGGTGCAGGCACACCGCAACGTCATTGCGGTCGCATCGCTGCGTGAATTTGCCTGCGTCATCTTTGCGGAGGGAGTAAAGCCTGATGAGGCTCTGGTCAATCTGGCCAAACAGGAACATGTGACGCTGATCGTCAGTCCGCTGTCCATCTATGAGACGGCGAAAGCCATGGCCGCTCTCGGGATCTGATGCATTACGATCTCCACATTCACAGCTGCCTGTCTCCATGTGCCGATGATTCGATGACGCCGCACAATATCTGCAACATGGCAAAGATCAAAGGTCTCGATCTGATCGCCGTGACGGATCATAACAGCATGCGCCAGCAGAAGATGGTCTTGGAAGCTGCGAAACAGTGCGGCATCCGCATCCTGTATGGCGTCGAGATGCAGAGCCTTGAAGAAGTACACTGCCTGGCTTATTTCAACAGTCTTAAGCAGGTGGATGCCTTCCAGAAGTGGATCGATAAACATCTGCCTGCGGTTGCCAATGATCCCAACTGGTTCGGTCATCAGATCATCTGCGATGAAGATGATGAACCGGAAGCGTACGAGCAGCGCCTGTTGCTGGTGTCGCTGGATTGCGACCTGTCGGCCTGTGTCAGTGCCGTGCACCGGCTGGGCGGAGTTGCGGTAGCTGCCCATGTCATGGGCAGAGAAAACTCCGTAATGACGCAGCTTGGCTTCCTGCCGCAGAATCTTGCGTTTGATGGTCTTGAAACCAGGAATGAAGAGGAGAGAACGGAAATGATACGGCTTCATCCATGGCTGAAGGATCGTGACTGCCTGTGGCTTATCAACTCGGATGCCCATCAGCTGATCGATATCAGTGAGGCACAGTATTCTCTTTCCGGATCTGCTGCAGAAAGGCTGGGAGTTCAGAATGCTTGAAGATCTTTCGATGGGAATCTGGGAGCTGGTCAATAACAGCATCGCCGCCGGCGCCAGGAACATTGACATTTCGCTGCTTGCCGACAGGGACCGTGACCGGCTGGCGCTAACGGTCAAAGATGATGGCTGCGGCATGAGTCCCCAGCTGGCAAAGAAGGTGCTCGATCCCTTTACGACAACCCGCCGCACGCGGCGCGTCGGCATGGGTACGTCGCTTCTCGAGGAAACATGCACGCAATGCGGCGGAGAAATGAGCGTAGACAGCGCCCCCGGCAAAGGAACATTGATTGTCTGTACCTTTTGTGCCAGCAGCATTGATCTTCCACCGTTAGGAAACATTGGCGAAGTGATGATGGCTGCCGTTCAGGCAAACCGGCAGATCCGTTACCTGCTGCGTGTTGGGCGTGACGGGAAGCAGTTTGTGTTTGATTCAAAGGAAATTGCGGATCAGCTTGGCGGCGTGCCGCTCGATGATCCGGCCGTACTTTTATGGATACGGGATTATATCAATCAGGAAGTTCAGAACATCAAGGAGGATGGGTTATGAAAAGTGTTGCAGATCTGATCCGGATGCGGGACGAAGCCAGAAAGAAGGTGGACCTGCGTGAAGGAGACAAGGACTACCGCGTCGTCGTCGGCATGGCGACCTGCGGAATCGCAGCCGGCGCAAGGCCGGTACTCAACCGGCTCGTCGAAGAAACGGCGGCGCACGATTACAACTGCATCGTGACGCAGACCGGCTGTATCGGCATGTGCAGCTACGAGCCGATCGTCGAAGTATACGGCAAGGATGGCAGCCATACGACCTATGTCCACATGACGCCCGACAAGGCCGCCAGAGTTCTGGAAGAACATGTCGGCCATGGCACAGTCGTCGAAGAATATACCGTCGATGCGGCCCGCAGGAAAGAGGGGAACTGACGCATGTACCGGATGAATGTCATGTGCTGTGCCGGCACCGGATGCACAGCCTCAAAGTCAGGACAGATCTACGACAACTTTATTGAAACGCTGAAGCGCTATGGCCTGGAAGATGAAGTCAAGGTCGTTAAGACCGGATGCTTCGGCCTGTGCCAGAAGGGACCGATCGTCGCCATCTACCCGGACAAAATCTACTATTGCCATGTGAAGCCGGAAGACGTGGAACGCATTGTTTCGGAGCACATCTACAAGGGCCGTGTCGTCACGGATCTGCAGCTGTCGGATGAAGACCTCCATACCCATGAAAAGATCCTCGACATTGACAAGATCAAGTTCTACGAAAAGCAGCAGCGCATCGTTCTGCGCAATTGCGGCAAGATCAACCCGGAAGACATCACGGAATACATTGCCGTCGATGGCTATCAGGCCCTTGGCAAGGCACTGACGGAAATGACGCCGCAGCAGGTCATCGATGAAATCAAAGCATCGGGACTGCGCGGCCGCGGCGGTGCCGGCTTCCCGACCGGCGTCAAGTGGCAGTTTGAAAAAGATCAGCCCGGCGATGAGAAGTATGTCATCTGCAACGCGGATGAGGGCGATCCGGGCGCATTCATGGACCGCTCCCTTCTGGAAGGGGATCCGCATGCGGTGCTGGAAGGCATGGCGATCATGGGATATGCGGTCGGCGCCCATAAGGGTTACATCTATATCCGTGCCGAATATCCGATTGCGGTTCAGCGTCTGAAGATCGCGATCAAGCAGGCGGAGGATTACGGACTGCTTGGCAGGAACATTCTTGGTTCAGGCTTTGACTTTGATATCGAGATCCGCCTTGGTGCAGGCGCCTTTGTCTGCGGCGAAGAAACGGCTCTGATCGCCTCCATTGAAGGTCAGCGCGGCATGCCCCGTCCCAAGCCTCCGTTCCCTGCGGTGTGCGGCGTCTGGGGCAAGCCGACGAGCATCAACAACGTCGAAACACTCGGCAATATTGCCCAGATCCTTCTGCATGGTGCCAACTGGTTCGCTTCCATCGGTACCGAAAAGTCCAAGGGAACCAAGGTCTTCGCCCTCGGCGGCAAGATCAAGAACACGGGTCTTGTCGAGGTTCCGATGGGCACGACGCTGCGCGAGATCATTTACGAGATCGGCGGCGGATGCCCTAACGGAAAGGAATTCAAGGCAGTACAGACTGGCGGTCCTTCGGGCGGCTGTCTGACCGAGAAGGAACTGGATACGCCGATCGACTATGACAACCTGATCGCGGCGGGCTCCATGATGGGATCGGGCGGCATGATTGTCCTCGATGAGGACAGCTGCATGGTCGATGTTGCCAAGTTCTATATGGAATTCATCGTTGACGAGTCATGCGGAAAATGTACGCCGTGCCGCGTCGGTACCAAGCGTCTGCTGGAGATGCTGACGGCGATTACCGAAGGCAAAGGCACCATGGAAATGCTCGATGAGATGGAGAAGCTGTGCTACGAGATCAAGGATACGGCTCTGTGCGGACTTGGTCAGACGGCACCGAACCCGATTCTCTCGACCCTTCATCATTTCCGGGATGAATACGTAGCTCATATTGTTGACAAGCACTGCCCGGCAGGCGTATGCAAGGCGCTGCTGACCTATCAGATCAATCCGGATCTCTGCCGCAAGTGCTCGCTGTGTTCGCGCAGCTGCCCGGTCGGCGCCATCAGCGGAGAGCCCGGCAGGACGGCATATCATATCGATACCACCAAGTGCATCAAATGCGGTTCGTGCATGACATCGTGCCGCTTCGGCGCAGTCAGCCGCAGCTAAGGAGGGAAGACCATGACAGAGGTACATCTGAAAATTGACGGCCGTGTCGTAACGGCGCAGAAGGGTGACACGGTTCTGACCGCCGCCCGCAATGCCGGTATTCATATTCCTACCCTGTGCTATCTCAAGGGAATCAATGAGAGCGGCAACTGCCGCGTCTGCCTGGTGGAAGTCAAGAAGGCACGGACACTGTTAAGTGCCTGCACGACACCTGTCAGCGAAGGCATGGAGGTATTGACCCACAGTGAGCGTGTCCTGGAAGGAAGACGCAACACCGTGGAACTGATGATCTCAAACCATAATATGGACTGCCTCCACTGCATTCGTGATCAGAACTGTGAGCTGCAGAAGCTGGCCAGGGATCTTGGCGTGCGTGATACGAAGTTTTCCGGCGAACATACGCAGCCTGCCTACGATGATTTCAGCTATGGCATTGTCCGTGACACAAGCAAGTGCGTTCTGTGTCAGCGGTGCATCGAGACGTGCCGCAAGGTGCAGGGACTGGGAATCCTGGGCCTGGAGAACCGCGGTTTCAAGACCATCGTTGCCCCGGTCTTCAATTCATCGATGGCCGATGTCGACTGCATGCAGTGCGGTCAGTGTGTCATTAATTGTCCGGTTGGTGCATTAGCGGAAAAGGAAAATATCCGTGATGTGATCCAGGCCCTCAATGATCCAAAGAAGATCGTCGTCGTGCAGACGGCGCCGGCGGTACGGGCATCCCTTGGCGAAGAGTTCGGCATGCCGATCGGTACGCGCGTCACCGGTAAGATGGTTGCGGCTCTGCACCGGTGCGGATTCGACCGTGTGTATGATACGAACTTCGGCGCGGATCTGACGATCATGGAGGAAGGCAACGAGCTTCTGGAGCGGCTGAATCATGGCGGCGTTCTGCCGATGTTTACGTCCTGTTCGCCAGGCTGGGTGCGCTACATGGAATACGAGTATCCCCAGCTTCTGCCGCACCTTTCGACATCAAAGTCTCCGCATATGATGTTCGGCGCGATCGTGAAATCGTACTGGGCGAAGCTGCATGGCATTGACCCGAAGGACATCTTCGTTGTCAGTATCATGCCCTGCATTGCCAAGAAATCCGAGATCAAGCGTCCCGAGTGCAAAACAGCAGCCTATACCGATGTTGATGCGGTGCTGACGACCCGTGAATGTGCGCGTCTGATCCGTATGTTCGGCATCGACTTTGCCGACCTGCCGGATGAGGAATTTGACCCCGATCTGCTTGGCGACTATACGGGTGCCGGCGTCATCTTCGGTGCTTCCGGGGGCGTAATGGAAGCCGCCTTGCGGACCGTGAAGCAGAAGCTGGAAGGAAAGAAGCTTGAGAAGGTAGACTTCCTGGAGTGTCGTGGCATGCAGGGCGTCAAGGAGGCCGAGATTGAGATCGCCGGTCAGAAGATGTGGATCGCGATCACTTCATCCATGACCGCTGCAAAGCCGCTGCTGGAGGAAGTGAAGAACGGCACCTCGAAGTATACGTTCATTGAGGTTATGGGCTGCCCGGGCGGCTGTATCAACGGCGGCGGCCAGAGCATCGTTCCCAGCTCCATCAAGAACGGGAAGCTCGGTATGGGCTACAAGGAATTGCGCATGAAGGCTCTTTATGATGAAGATGTAGAGATGCCGCTGCGGGTATCGAGCGATAATCCGCAGATTCAGGAGCTTTACAGCAAATACCTTGGACAGCCGGGCAGTGAGAAGGCTGAACAGCTGCTTCATACGTCCTATTCCAGAAAAGAAAAGTTCCCGAAACTCGATGCTTGAGTTGAGAAAGGCAAACTAAAAAGCATACCGGAACGGAGAAATCAGTCTCCATAGATTCCGGTATGCTTTTTCAGACATTCGCGTATGATGCGGAAGGTTTCGTCTTCGCCTTTTTCGGCAAGCATCGTTAACATGCCTTCCAGTTCGCGCTCCGTTCTCTTTGCCAGCAGTCCGCCTTCCCTGACGCGCTGGAAGTAGGCCAGGGGAGCGTCGTTGGTGTATGCCTCTTTCTTGTAGGTCTTACTGGCGGCGATGCGGTCGCAGAACGATTCGACGATGTACTTTTCAGGCATTTCCATGGGAACCCATCTGCCTTTGATGCAGTCGGTCCAGTATTCCCAATGGTGCTTGTTATGGCCTTTGTGATGGAGCCAGCCGGGGGCGATGCCGTACAGTTCCTTTTCATAGGCATAGGGGGAACGGTTGCCCTGGAAGTAACGGACGGAAGGGATGAATTCCTGCGGACTGTATTTGGAAAGGTCATGGACCAGACCCTGCCAATAGAGGCCGCAGCGGAAACAGTATTTCCGTACCAGGGCACGATGATGGTGGACTGTGGCAAGATGTCCCCAGAAACGTTTCCAGAGTGATGGCTGAACTGTGTTATCCATGCAAAAAATTTTAGACAACTTGGATTGGCAATGCAATTGAAAAGCAAGTGCGGTACAATACAACGCGTTTGTTAAGATTCGATGCTAAAATAACCATCAGGAGGGATACCGTGGATCATAAAGTCGACCGTAAAAAAGACCGTGAAAAGGCAATGATTGCCGTGTATCAGAATCTGATCATGCCGCGGGATGTGCAGGAACTCCTGGATGACAATTTCACCGCAGAGGAACAGGAAGGTGATCCGTATATCATGCAGGTCGTGAAGCAGTCCATCGCCAACATGGATCGCTATCACGGATACATTGACAAGGTTCTCGACGATTGGTCGTTTGATCGGCTTGGCTATGTGGAGCAGGCGATTCTTTTGAACGGATGCGCGGAGTTCGATCTGAAGCAGATCGAAGCTGCCGTCATCATCAATGAATACATTGAGCTTGCAAAGCGGTTCTGTGAACCGGATTCCTACAAACTGATCAACGGCGTACTCGATCGGGTATGAGTGAGAAGGCTGTCAGTGTTTCAGCTCTTGTACGTTATCTGAAAGGGAAAATCGACTCTGATGCGCGTCTTCAGGGTCTTTTAATCGAAGGCGAAATATCCAACTTCAAGCCCTACAACAGCGGACACTGGTACTTTTCACTCAAGGATTCCTATGCCCAGATCCGCTGCGTCATGTTCGCTTCCTATAATCGCCGCACAGCCTTTCGCCCCAAAGACGGTGACAAGGTAATTGTCCGTGCCCATGCGACGGTATATGAGGGCCGCGGCGAGCTTCAGGTCATGGTTGTATCGATGACGCCGGCCGGAATCGGTGATCTTTATCTTCAGTTTGAGCAGCTGAAGAAGAAGCTGGCTGCGGAAGGTCTGTTTGATGAGGCCCATAAGAAGCCGCTGGTGCGCTATCCGTTTCGTATTGCGCTGGTGACAGGGAAAAATACGGCAGCCCGTGCCGATGTGCTCAATACGCTCGGCCGCCGCTGGCCGGTTGCCAGAATCGATGAATATCCTGTCCTTGTGCAGGGCACCGAAAGTGCGGGACAGATCATTGCGGCGTTACAATTGATCGATACCAGAGGCTATGATGTCATTCTTCTTGTCCGGGGCGGCGGATCGATCGAGGATCTTTGGTCGTTCAACGATGAGCAGCTTGCCCGCACGATCTATGCCCTGAAAACGCCGATCGTTACCGGAGTTGGTCATGAGGTGGACTTTACGATCGTCGACTTTGTCAGCGATCGCCGGGCACCGACACCGACCGGAGCTGCAGAAGTATGTGCACCGAATCTTGCGGATGTTCTGCAGGATCTTGAAATCAAAAAACAGCGGATGAACCAGGCGGTACAGGTACGCATGGCTAAGGAGGAGGAACATCTCCGTGTGCTGAAGAGTTCGGCGGTATTTACGGATCCTACCCGTCTCTATGCGCAGCAGGAGCTGCAGCTGCAGGCTGTCAGTGAACAGTTCATGCGCCAGCTTCATGGAAAGACCGCCGGCCTGAAGGCAGAGATGCAGGTGCTGGCGGCCCGTATGGAGACTGCTGTGCAGGCATCCACCGCTGATCGGAAGCTGGAAGTGGAACAGATCCGCCAGCGTATGGACAGTGCGGTAAATCTGCGGGATCAGATGGAACAGAAGAATCTTGCCGGTGCGGCAAAGCTGCTGGATGCGTATTCGCCACTCAAGGTTCTGGATCGTGGCTATGCGATCGTTCAGAACGAAAGCGGCGTTATGAAAACAAGTAAAGGGATTCAGCCCGGGGATGATGTACATATTCGTCTTGCCGAGGGCGGATTTCAGGCAAAGGTATCGGCAGTAGATAAGGAAGGGTGAGGATCATGGCAAAGAAGGAACTGACGTTTGAGCAGGCGATGGACCGTCTCGAAGTGATTGTTCAGGAGCTTGAGAAGAACGAGAAGCCGCTCGATGAGACGGTTGATCTGTTTGAGGAAGGGCTGAATCTTGTGAAGACGTGCAATGCCCGCCTTTCCAGCTTTGAAACGAAGATTGAGGAACTATCCGGTAAGAAGGAGACTGAGGATGACGGTGAAGGAAATTGAACAGCTGCTGGAGGAAAGCCTGAAGTCTTTACCGGACTGTCGGGTCAGGGATGCGATGCATTACTCACTGCTCGGTGGAGGAAAACGGATTCGTCCGCTGCTGCTGTTCTATGCGCTGAACGGCTATGGCGTGGATGAAAAGGCCGGTATTCCCTTTGCGACGGGTCTTGAAATGATTCAGACGTATTCGTTGATTCATGATGATCTTCCTGCCATGGATAATGATGATCTTCGCCGTGGGCAGCCGACGTGTCATAAGAAATTTGATGAAGCGACCGCGATTCTTGCGGGTGACGGCCTGTTGACGGAGGCGTTTTATCAGTGTGCCAGAAGCGATCAGCCGGCAGAGCGCGTTGTCAAATGCATTTCCATTCTTTCGGAAATGGCGGGGCCGGCCGGGATGGTATATGGCCAGTGTCTCGATACGCTGGAAAATCCGCAATACGACTGGGATATGCTGAAGAAGGTTCACCGTTATAAGACCGGCTGTCTGCTGGCGTCGCCCTTGATGATGGCGGCCGTCCTTGCGGGGAAGGATGATGCCGTGGTAAGCAAGTGGCAGAAGATCGGCTTTGAGCTTGGGCTTGCATTCCAGATTCAGGATGACATTCTGGATGAAACAAAGAGCGCTGCGGAACTTGGTAAATCCAATTCCGATGAGCGCAATCACAAAGTGACAAGCGTTTCGTTACTGGGGATGGAACGTGCGAAACAGGTGATGGAGCAGCTGTATGAAGGCTGCTGCACAGAAATGGAGCAGATGGGGGATTTTGACGCGACAGAAATCTGCGGCTTTGTTCGTAGAATTGCGGCGCGGCAGATGTAGGAGCCCTATGGATCTAACGAAAATTCAGAATCCGGATTTTCTCAAGAAAATGTCGGTTGCGGAGCTCAATGAGCTTGCGCAGGAAATTCGAACATTCCTGATTGAGAACATTGCCAATACGGGGGGACATCTGGCAAGCAATCTCGGTGTAGTGGAGCTGACCATTGCGCTCTACTATGTTTTCAATGCGCCGCAGGACAAGATCTTCTTTGATGTCGGCCACCAATGCTATACCCACAAGATTCTGACCGGCCGGGCGGCACAGTTTCCGACCCTGCGTCAGTATGGCGGCCTGAGCGGCTTTGAAAAGCGCAGAGAGTCTCCGTATGACTGCTGGGAAGCGGGACATTCGAGCACGTCTTTGAGTGCGGCCCTTGGCTTTGCGGTGGCACGGGATCTGAATCATGAAAACTATCAGGTGGTTCCGGTCGTCGGTGATGCGGCGCTGATTTCCGGTGAGTCGATGGAGGCGCTGAACCAGATCGGCTACGAGAATCGTCCGATGGTCATCATCTTCAATGACAATAACATGTCCATTTCGCGCAACGTTGGAGCCCTGACGCGTTCGTTTGCGCGTCTGCGGGCGGCCAAGGGGTACAACGACTTCAAGATGAATCTGAAGGATTCGCTGAATCGTACGGATTTTGGCAAGGCGATGTATCACGGGCTGAAGTCCTTCAAGGATTCGGTGCGCGATCAGGTCGTAGACAGCGGTATTTTCGGCGAATTCGGGCTGAGCTATCTGGGCCCGGTGGATGGTCATAATATCCGTGATCTGATCCGGGTTCTCGAAGTTGCCAAGACCCATGAGACGCCGACGGTCGTTCATGTGATTACGCAGAAGGGACATGGCTATGCGCCGTGCGAAAACGACCGCCGCGGTGTGTGGCACGGAGTCGGCCCGTTTGATATTGCGACGGGAAAACCGAAACATTCGACGCCGCCGGGATTTTCCTCCTGGTCAAAGCTGATGTCGGATACGGTTGCGGATTTTGCGGCGATTGATACGAAAATCATGGCCCTGACGCCGGCGATGATCAACGGCAGCAGTCTGGAGTCGTTCTTTG contains:
- the dxs gene encoding 1-deoxy-D-xylulose-5-phosphate synthase; the protein is MDLTKIQNPDFLKKMSVAELNELAQEIRTFLIENIANTGGHLASNLGVVELTIALYYVFNAPQDKIFFDVGHQCYTHKILTGRAAQFPTLRQYGGLSGFEKRRESPYDCWEAGHSSTSLSAALGFAVARDLNHENYQVVPVVGDAALISGESMEALNQIGYENRPMVIIFNDNNMSISRNVGALTRSFARLRAAKGYNDFKMNLKDSLNRTDFGKAMYHGLKSFKDSVRDQVVDSGIFGEFGLSYLGPVDGHNIRDLIRVLEVAKTHETPTVVHVITQKGHGYAPCENDRRGVWHGVGPFDIATGKPKHSTPPGFSSWSKLMSDTVADFAAIDTKIMALTPAMINGSSLESFFARYPDRSFDCGIAEEHTVTFAAGLAINGMRPYVAIYSSFMQRAYDQINHDVCRMDLPVVFGIDRAGLVGADGETHHGVFDIGFLKPLPHLILAEPKDANEARCLLYSAFHQNHPYAIRFPRGNVDVRNLENCEAIETGTWTMFHDAPDNRLFVLTYGPDVDAITKKVTVNDLPVTVVNCRFFKPIDEKLLLEIADRKRPVIVYETDVKEGGLGASIAEFCMDHNLCMHVVRMGIGDHYVSQGDVTLLKAAEHIDLNSLYERIQKMLGEDA